The nucleotide window TAAAGAACTTTTCTTGGCATAATACCACCTTTTCTTTGTTTACTTCTGTTCACTTATTAATATTTTTTGCGCACATTTGTAAAAATATCTCAGTAAAATTTTCTATAAATCTCTCTTGCGAGAATCCTTGCAACTCTCAGGGGTTCAGGCACAGAGCCCTGAAGTGTAAATCTGTTAAGAATATGCCCTGCTTCATGTCTATTCATACCTGAATACCTTACAAACACATTCTTTCCTGTTTTCAATATAATCTCCTCTCTATTACCAAGCCTTCTGTAGGCTTCAATTTTTCTCTCTGCATTCTCCTGTTCTCTGAGATACCTATCGAGACCAGAGCTTTCTTCATAGGTAACACATATAACAGGAAGCTCAAGGCTGGAATATAGCACATCCATATCTATAATATTGAACATGCTTATCACACAGCCATTTAGCATTATTATATTGATATCTCTCCTTCCAAGAGAACTGAAAATTTCAATTACCGCCTCAGTTGCATCAAAACCCCCGATAGTAGTATCAGATAAAGCAAACCCATCTATTATCAAATCACTCCTCATTACCACTCCAGCAAAAGAAGCCCTCCCTTTCTCCCCCTTGATAAAACTCTCGGCTATTCCGAGCGCTCTCAGGCCTTTCTTGAAATAATTCAGTGGCATTATAACTACTTATATATTCACAGTAATTAATATTTTCACAATTAAGGTATTACTATCATCCAATAACTCTGAAAAGTTTTATGTGGCTAAATAACAAAGCTTAGAAAGGCTTTACAAGAATTATATCTGTCATGAAAAATCATGAATAATTAAAAGAGGTGCGGGTTTATGGAAGATTTACCTGTAGATATTGGACTTATATATGAAGGCGAAAGGATAAGAAAATCTAATATGTATGTTGACCTTGCAGGACCAAAGAGTAAGGGAGCCGAACTTCTTATAGTTGCACCACCCGAAGAAGTTGAGGATGGAAAGGTAGAGGTTATAGGTCCAGACATACCTGACATGGAAGAAGGCTCAAAGAGTCCTTTCGGTGTATTCATCAAGGTTTCAGGAAAAACTCTTGAAGAAGACCTTGAAGGTGTTTTTGAGAGGAGACTCCATGACTTCAGCAATTATGTTCAGGGCTTCATGCATCTTAACTCCCGTGATATAATATGGTGCAGGGTTAGCAAGGACAGTGCCAGAAAGGGATTAAAACTTGAGCATATCGGCAAGGCTCTGATAAATCTCTACAAGAATCAATTTGACGTTATCGAAAAGATGCAGATTACATATTATACTGATGAGAAGGCTGTAGACGAGCACATTGCAAGAGCAAGAAAAGTTTATGAGAGGAGAGATGATAAAGCAGCGACCCTGAGGGACGAAGATGTTGATGTTTTCTATGGCTGTCTTCTCTGTCAGAGCTTCGCCCCCACCCACGTATGTGCCATAACTCCGAGCAGGACATCTGGATGTGGTGCAATATCATGGTTTGAAGGGAGAGCTGCATCGAAAGTTGACCCGAATGGGCCAATTTTTGAAATACCAAAGGGAGAGGAGATAGACTCTCTAAAAGGTGAATTCTCCGGAATAAACGAGGTCGTCAAGGATAAGAGTAATGGTGCAGTGGAGAGGGTGTTCCTGCATAGTATTTTCGATTATCCACACACATCCTGTGGTTGCTTCGAGGCAATTGCTTTTTATATTCCAGAGGTTGACGGCATAGGAATAGTACATAGAGACTTTCACGGCGTTACCCCCTTTGGCATACCCTTCTCAACTATGGCCGGTCAGGTTGGTGGAGGCCTTCAGAGCCAGGGTTTCCTTGGTATAGGTGTAGCCTACCTCCGCTCAATAAAGTTTTTACAGGCAGACGGTGGCTGGGAACGCATTGTCTGGATGCCATCAGAACTTAAGGATAGAGTAAAAGAAGTTATACCCCCAGAGATATACGACAAGATAGCAACAGAGACTGATGCAACTGAGCTTGAGGGTTTGCAGAGTTTTCTAAAGGAAAAGCAGCATCCTGTTCTGGAAAGACTTGGAAAAGAAGAGCAGGAAGAAGGAACAGAGGAAGCCGAAGCGCCTGTGGCAACTGTTCCTGAGATATCCATGCCAGCCACAGCATTTCAGGGAATGCCAGTTGGAGTTCCCGGTGGAGAGTTCACAATCATCTTCAAGAATGCAAAGATATACGCTGAAAAGATAATAATAAAGAGGAAAGAGAAGAAATGATAATCGCAGTTTCCGGCAAA belongs to archaeon BMS3Bbin15 and includes:
- a CDS encoding carbon monoxide dehydrogenase/acetyl-CoA synthase subunit alpha; the encoded protein is MEDLPVDIGLIYEGERIRKSNMYVDLAGPKSKGAELLIVAPPEEVEDGKVEVIGPDIPDMEEGSKSPFGVFIKVSGKTLEEDLEGVFERRLHDFSNYVQGFMHLNSRDIIWCRVSKDSARKGLKLEHIGKALINLYKNQFDVIEKMQITYYTDEKAVDEHIARARKVYERRDDKAATLRDEDVDVFYGCLLCQSFAPTHVCAITPSRTSGCGAISWFEGRAASKVDPNGPIFEIPKGEEIDSLKGEFSGINEVVKDKSNGAVERVFLHSIFDYPHTSCGCFEAIAFYIPEVDGIGIVHRDFHGVTPFGIPFSTMAGQVGGGLQSQGFLGIGVAYLRSIKFLQADGGWERIVWMPSELKDRVKEVIPPEIYDKIATETDATELEGLQSFLKEKQHPVLERLGKEEQEEGTEEAEAPVATVPEISMPATAFQGMPVGVPGGEFTIIFKNAKIYAEKIIIKRKEKK